Within the bacterium genome, the region GTGCGGGAGACCTCCACCCACGCCTGCGCAACGTCTTCTGTGCCCTCGATGAAGACATCGAGGGTCCCGATCTTCTCCTCAAGCTCCTGCGCAATCTCTGGCGTGAGCTCAACGCCGGTCGCCGTGATGTTCAGTTTCAACATAGGAGTTTCTCTCTTCACCCTACCATGTGATTGTCTCCATCTCCAAACCAAAAGGGCCAACGTCGCACGATATCGTTGATGCGGTACGCCGCATCACGGGTGAACGACGCGTTGGCCACGCGGGTACCCTGGACCCCATGGCCGAGGGCGTGCTCATCATCGGCATCGGACGCGACGCGACCAAACAACTCGGGACGATCGTGCACAGCGACAAAGAGTACATCGCGACGGCGCACCTCGGAGCGACATCGGACACCGACGACGCCGAGGGTGCCGTCCAACACGCGAGCGACGCGGCACGTGGAACAGTGCCATCACGGAACACGATCGCGCACGTCCTCGAACAGTACACCGGCACGATCCACCAGGTTCCGCCGAAGTACAGCGCCATCAAGCTCCGTGGCAAACCGGCGCACCGCCGCATGCGCGGAGGTGAGGACGTGCACCTGGAGCCACGCGCGGTCGAGATCAAGGAAATCGAGCTCCTGGACTACACATGGCCGCTCCTCCGCATCCGCGTCGTCTGCGGATCCGGCACGTACATCCGCGCGCTCGCACGCGATATCGGTGCGACGCTCGGCGTTGGCGGTTACCTCGCCGCACTCACGCGCACACGCGTCGGTACATTCACGCTGGATGCCGCGCTCACGCTCGAACAGTTCGACCGGCACTGGCGCGATGCCTCCGCCGCGTAGCGCGCTCCTACGTGTACCGATCTGCAACGCACGTCGCGGCGTGCGCCTGCGGCTTGATGCACACGGTAAACCCGTAGGCGCGGACGTAGCCGCAAATCTCCTGGATGAGGTCCTTCGTCGGCCCGTGCCGCCCGACATCCACGTGCACCTCAAGGTCCGTCCCCCACGCGCCCCGCTCCCCGAGTGCGGCGAGCGTGCTCTGCGCGAGCGTTGTTGAGCAGACCGCCTCGTGCCAGATGCGATCGCGCAGCGTGTGGAACCGATCCTTCTGCGTATGCACCCAAAAGTATCGCGCACCGCGACCGATGCGGTGGAGCACGATCGCCGAGATGCAATCCACCGTGTCGCCATGCACCTTGGAGTCCGAACCGATCATGATGCGGTACCGTGCCTTTGGCTGCGCGCGGAATTCCGCACAGACCTCATCAATGACCTCATCGAAGATGAGTGAACCCTTCGTCGGGCTCTGGAAGATCATAGGAGTCCAGTGTAGCATGCGCCTTGAAACGATCCCACTGCCATGGTACGCTGGTGATCAGGTTGCACCGTCCGCCAGCTGGCAGACGCGACGCGCGGGTATAGTACAATGGCTAGTATGCGAGCCTTCCAAGCTTGAGATGCGGGTTCGATTCCCGCTACCCGCAATCGAAAACACCTCACGACATCGTGAGGTGTTTTCGCGCGCCCGCGAGCGCAACCGCGAGCGCATCTGCCGCGTCATCCGGCTGCGGGATAACATCGAGCTTCAGGAGTGTCTGCACCATTCGCTGCACCTGTCGCTTGTCCGCCGCGCCATACCCGCACACGGCCTGCTTCACGTCCTGCGGGCTCACCTCCACCATCTCGACGTGCGACTCCGCGCATGTGAGCACAATCACCCCACGCGCCTGCGCTACCGTGATCGCCGTCTTCACATTCTTTGAGAAGAAGAGCTTTTCGATGACGATGCGATCCGGCTGGTAGAGCGCGATGAGCTGCGCGAGTTGCGTTCGTAACTCGATGAGCCGCGGCCCCAACTCCCCTTTCGCCGTCTCAATGCACCCGAACGCCACACACCGATCCGTATGCCCATCACACGCGAGCACCCCATACCCAAGCCGCGCGAGACCGGGGTCAAGACCAAGTACAACCTTCTGATCCCCCCCCTCTCCGCGTACTCGGGGAGAGGGGGGGCTAGGGGGGGAGAGGTGGGCTTGGATCACCTCACACACCCCATCAACATTCTCCATCACCTCACGATTCGTAAATCGCAACACTTGGAAACCTCCCGTCGCGAGGTACACATCCCGTTCCGCATCCCTCGCCCGAATCTGCAATGTTTCATAATGCGAATCACCATCAATCTCAATAACGAGCTTCGCGCCCGGCGCACAGAAATCGAGCACATACGGCCCCACCGAATGTTGTCTGCGAAACTTTGTATCCAACTGCTCGGCACGAATGCGCTGCCACAACACCCGCTCCGGCTCCGGCGGATTATTACGCAGCTTGCGAGCACGAGCAGTTCGCTGTCTATTGCCTTGTACCATACATCTCCTCTCTGATCCCCTCCCTCTCCGCGTACTCGGGGAGAGGGAGGGCTAGGGAGGGAGAGGTGGTTTGTGCCCGTTACGCAATCCACCATACCTCCTCTCCCCCTCCAACTCCCCCTCTCCTTGCTGCAAGGCGAGGGGGAGGGAAACATTACGCCGCATTCGTGTGCACCTCCTGCACGTCGTCAAGTTCCTCCAGTACTCCGATGAACTGCTCGAACTGCTCATGATCCGCCTCCGCGATCTCCGTTTCCTGCTTCGCAATCCATCGCAGCCCTGCGTCCTCAACGCTCAACCCCAACTTCTCTACCGCCTCCTGTACCTGCTGCAATCCCTCTACTGCAGTCACCACGATCAACCCGTCCTCCTCCCACTGCACATCCTCCGCCCCCGCCTCGATGAGATCGAGCTCGACCTGCTCCTTGCTTGGAGCTTGGAGCGATGCACTTGGAGCTGCGACCTGCACGATGCCGCGATGCTCGAACATCCACCGCACCGATCCCTCATTCCCAAAGTTCCCACCACGCTTCACGAACACCTGTCGCACCTCCGCGAGCGTGCGGTTCGAGTTATCCGTGAGGCACTCCACGAGCACCGCCGCGCCGCCCGGCGCAAACCCCTCGTACATCACCTGCACGATCGCGACATCGCTGCCCTCACCCGTCCCGCGCGCAATCGCCCGCTCGATCGCGTCCTTCGGCATGTTCACCGCCTTCGCGCGATCCACCACCAGCCGCAACTTGAAGTTGAACGTCGGATCCCCGCCGCCCTCACGCGCGCACACGCTGATCGCCCGCGCGAGCTTCGAGAACGACGCCGCCCGCCGCTGATCCGCCGCGCCCTTCTGATTCTTCACCTTTGACCACTTATTGTGCCGACTCATAGCGGACTCTTGATGTTCCTCAACTGCGGATTCGTCACCTTCGTATATATCTGCGTCGTACGAATGTTCGCATGGCCGAGCAATTCCTGTACATACCGAACATCTGTTCCATTCTCCAAGAGATGCGTTGCAAAGCTGTGTCGAAGCGAATGGAATGTCGCTCCCTTCTGCACCCCGGCACGCTCGCACGCCGCAGCGAAAATCGCCTGCGCACTTCTTGAGGTGAGCATACCTCCGCGCGCGCTCTCAAAGAGACAGGTGGTGTTCTCCTGCCCCTCCGCAAGCCACAGGATACCATCGCGCAAACGTTCTGGCATAACGGTGATGCGATCGCGATTACCCTTCCCGCCGCGAACAGTCACCGTCAACTCTTGTACATCAACATCGCGTACGCGCAGTGCGATCACCTCGCTCACACGCAATCCTGCTCCATATGCCAAGGCAATCAATAGCCGATGTTTCCGATTCGTCAGCGCAGCGCAAATTCGTGCAACCTCCTGTCGTGTGAGTACTATCGGCAAACGCTTTGCTCGCCTTGCATGCCGCACGTCGGATTGTAGCGGAACATGCAGCACAATACTCGAAAACGTTTTGATCGCACTGAGGTATACATTCAATGTCTGCCCGGAAACACCCCGTCGCTCTCGTTGATCTAAAAACCGCTTCACGTCCTCCACGGTAATATGATCGAGTGCATCTTGCAAAAACGTCGAAA harbors:
- a CDS encoding YebC/PmpR family DNA-binding transcriptional regulator; translated protein: MSRHNKWSKVKNQKGAADQRRAASFSKLARAISVCAREGGGDPTFNFKLRLVVDRAKAVNMPKDAIERAIARGTGEGSDVAIVQVMYEGFAPGGAAVLVECLTDNSNRTLAEVRQVFVKRGGNFGNEGSVRWMFEHRGIVQVAAPSASLQAPSKEQVELDLIEAGAEDVQWEEDGLIVVTAVEGLQQVQEAVEKLGLSVEDAGLRWIAKQETEIAEADHEQFEQFIGVLEELDDVQEVHTNAA
- the truB gene encoding tRNA pseudouridine(55) synthase TruB; amino-acid sequence: MIVSISKPKGPTSHDIVDAVRRITGERRVGHAGTLDPMAEGVLIIGIGRDATKQLGTIVHSDKEYIATAHLGATSDTDDAEGAVQHASDAARGTVPSRNTIAHVLEQYTGTIHQVPPKYSAIKLRGKPAHRRMRGGEDVHLEPRAVEIKEIELLDYTWPLLRIRVVCGSGTYIRALARDIGATLGVGGYLAALTRTRVGTFTLDAALTLEQFDRHWRDASAA
- a CDS encoding ribonuclease H-like YkuK family protein, whose amino-acid sequence is MIFQSPTKGSLIFDEVIDEVCAEFRAQPKARYRIMIGSDSKVHGDTVDCISAIVLHRIGRGARYFWVHTQKDRFHTLRDRIWHEAVCSTTLAQSTLAALGERGAWGTDLEVHVDVGRHGPTKDLIQEICGYVRAYGFTVCIKPQAHAATCVADRYT
- a CDS encoding tyrosine-type recombinase/integrase — translated: MDCLRSFSTFLQDALDHITVEDVKRFLDQRERRGVSGQTLNVYLSAIKTFSSIVLHVPLQSDVRHARRAKRLPIVLTRQEVARICAALTNRKHRLLIALAYGAGLRVSEVIALRVRDVDVQELTVTVRGGKGNRDRITVMPERLRDGILWLAEGQENTTCLFESARGGMLTSRSAQAIFAAACERAGVQKGATFHSLRHSFATHLLENGTDVRYVQELLGHANIRTTQIYTKVTNPQLRNIKSPL